The Linepithema humile isolate Giens D197 chromosome 2, Lhum_UNIL_v1.0, whole genome shotgun sequence genome has a segment encoding these proteins:
- the LOC105673849 gene encoding 26S proteasome regulatory subunit 6B: MEELGIILPDKDVSEIDSKPAAGHYTGAGDELDVEDLYTKYKKLQRMLEFLEVQEEYIKDEQRNLKKEYLHAQEEVKRIQSVPLVIGQFLEAVDQNTGIVGSTTGSNYYVRILSTIDRELLKPSASVALHKHSNALVDVLPPEADSSISMLQADEKPDIQYSDIGGMDMQKQEIREAVELPLTHFELYKQIGIDPPRGVLMYGPPGCGKTMLAKAVARHTTAAFIRVVGSEFVQKYLGEGPRMVRDVFRLAKENSPAIIFVDEIDAIATKRFDAQTGADREVQRILLELLNQMDGFDQTTNVKVIMATNRADTLDPALLRPGRLDRKIEFPLPDRRQKRLIFSTITAKMNLSEEVDLEDYVARPDRISGADINAICQEAGMHAVRENRYIVLAKDFEKGYKNNIKKDESEHEFYK; the protein is encoded by the exons ATGGAAGAATTAGGTATTATTTTGCCGGATAAG GATGTGAGTGAAATTGATTCTAAACCAGCTGCTGGTCATTACACAGGAGCTGGAGATGAATTGGATGTCGAAGATCTTTACACTAAATATAAg AAACTGCAGAGAATGCTGGAATTTCTTGAAGTACaagaagaatatataaagGACGAGCAACGTAATCTAAAGAAAGAATACTTACATGCACAAGAAGAAGTTAAACGCATCCAAAGTGTACCTTTGGTCATTGGACAATTTCTAGAAGCTGTTGATCAGAACACTGGTATAGTAGGCTCTACAACAGGCTCAAATTATTATGTACGGATTTTATCCACTATAGACAGAGAACTTCTGAAGCCTTCTGCTAGTGTAGCACTTCATAAGCATAGCAATGCTTTAGTGGATGTGCTACCACCAGAAGCTGATTCCAGCATTTCTATGCTACAAGCAG atGAGAAGCCGGACATCCAGTACAGTGATATAGGTGGAATGGACATGCAGAAGCAAGAGATTAGAGAGGCAGTAGAATTGCCTCTTACTCattttgaattgtataaaCAGATTGGTATTGATCCACCACGAGGTGTACTCATGTATGGACCACCTGGTTGTGGAAAAACCATGTTAGCGAAAGCTGTTGCTAGACACACTACTG cTGCTTTTATTCGCGTGGTGGGTTCTgaatttgtgcaaaaatacTTGGGCGAAGGACCAAGAATGGTGCGAGATGTGTTTCGTTTAGCGAAGGAAAATTCACCAGCTATAATATTTGTTGATGAAATTGACGCTATTGCTACAAAGAGATTTGATGCGCAAACTGGAGCAGATCGTGAAGTGCAACGTATTCTCTTAGAATTGCTCAACCAAATGGATGGTTTTGATCAGACAACCAATGTTAAAGTCATTATGGCAACAAATAG AGCTGATACATTGGATCCTGCATTGCTTCGTCCTGGTAGACTGGATCGCAAGATTGAATTTCCGTTACCTGATCGCCGACAGAAGCGCTTGATCTTCTCCACGATCACCGCAAAGATGAATTTGAGCGAGGAAGTGGATCTTGAAGATTATGTAGCACGGCCAGATAGAATTTCAGGTGCTGATATTAATGCTATTTGTCAAGAAGCGGGAATGCATGCCGTCCGTGAAAATCGTTACATAGTTTTAGCGAAAGATTTTGAAAAaggttataaaaataacattaagaAAGATGAATCTGAACACGAATTCTATAAGTAA
- the Fbxo42 gene encoding F-box only protein 42, with product MQCKIDNLPDELLEYILSLIPPYKDLQECKLVCKRWYHATKNVIEHNEAHFQKSVAFGSLQWNSLPSTHWVPTIGKRHSHSACIYENSMYVFGGCTATWTTFNDLWQLDLGTRTWVRPITMGNYPSPKACATMLYYKKSLILFGGWSHPSPYPLHQQWKLFNELHVYSIESNKWTAINTLETPPPTSAHSATIHKNLMVVFGGVCGGYSSNDVWCLNLDSYSWHKQTTSNLKPQPRYGQSQIELGEKHLLVLGGCTGPNAAMNDAWLLTMEGASWTWKKVNMHNTEWAPTRIWCHQACKVGNYIIVLSKNRRQAKSSDMSISMKKVVCQRSTSPRLCESNLLHERQGNLSVIDRDENVNGRHGVFSRSYSQNAHASSHIPNISKTISLYSDNALSMAAFRDQPLRSSSNTNRQRQLESLRRMEEKIRNKRAQHLMKVLKKSENTLSIFVLDIANVLSDDCNASWIPLKQNDHSGPDERILYSLVVGRGELIVFGGIRKEHSTLGHTDVDDSVVYNDLYFINPPRYII from the exons ATGCAGTGTAAAATTGACAATCTACCTGACGAATTACTAGAATATATTCTGAGCTTAATACCACCGTATAAAGATCTTCAGGAATGCAAGCTTGTTTGTAAAAGATGGTACCATGCTACAAAAA aTGTGATAGAACACAATGAAGCACATTTTCAAAAGTCCGTCGCTTTTGGATCTTTGCAATGGAATTCATTGCCATCCACACATTGGGTGCCTACTATTGGAAAGAGACATTCACATTCTGCGTGTATATACGAGAATTCTATGTATGTGTTTGGTGGTTGCACTGCTACGTGGACAACATTTAATGACTTGTGGCAGCTGGATTTAGGCACAAGGACATGGGTTAGACCGATCACTATGGGCAATTATCCATCACCTAAAGCTTGTGCTACTATgctctattataaaaaaagtttaattttgttCGGAGGATGGTCTCATCCATCACCGTACCCTTTGCACCag caATGGAagttatttaatgaattacaTGTATACTCTatagaatcaaataaatgGACTGCTATAAATACGTTAGAAACTCCACCACCAACATCTGCACATTCTGcaacaatacataaaaatttaatggtCGTTTTTGGTGGTGTTTGTGGTGGATAcag tTCTAATGACGTATGGTGCTTAAATTTGGATTCATATAGTTGGCACAAACAAACTACGTCAAATTTGAAACCACAACCACGTTATGGCCAATCACAAATTGAACTGGGAGAGAAGCATCTACTTGTGCTTG GGGGTTGCACAGGACCTAATGCTGCTATGAATGATGCTTGGTTATTAACAATGGAAGGTGCGTCTTGGACAtggaaaaaagttaatatgcATAATACAGAATGGGCACCTACACGTATTTGGTGTCATCAAGCTTGTAAA GTGgggaattatattattgtacttAGTAAAAACAGACGTCAAGCCAAATCAAGTGATATGAGCATCTCAATGAAAAAGGTTGTTTGTCAACGAAGTACTTCACCACGTTTGTGTGAATCAAATCTTTTGCATGAAAG GCAAGGAAATTTATCCGTCATAGATAGGGATGAAAATGTAAATGGACGACATGGAGTATTTTCCAGATCATATTCGCAAAATGCACATGCCTCATCGCATATACCTAATATCTCAAAAACAATATCATTGTACAGTGATAATGCTCTAAGCATGGCTGCATTTCGTGATCAACCCTTGCGTAGCAGTTCAAATACCAATAGACAACGTCAATTAGAATCGCTAAGAagaatggaagaaaaaattcGTAACAAGAGAGCGCAACATTTGatgaaagtattaaaaaaatccgagaatacattatctatatttgtATTGGATATTGCAAATGTCCTTTCCGATGACTGTAATGCTTCGTGGATCCCCTTGAAGCAAAATGATCATTCAGGACCTGACGAGAGAATCCTGTACTCTCTTGTAGTGGGAAGAGGAGAGTTGATAGTTTTTGGAGGTATTCGTAAAGAACATTCGACATTAGGCCACACTGATGTAGATGATTCTGTAGTGTATAATGATCTCTATTTTATAAACCCTCCTcgatatatcatttaa
- the fand gene encoding pre-mRNA-splicing factor syf1 homolog, giving the protein MLERKDDEGNLYAFNEEDLPYEEEILRNPYSVKHWQRYIDHLKNTKSKNLNVVYERALKELPGSYKLWYNYLRQRVSQLKGRCITDPLYDDVNNAFERALVFMHKMPRIWMDYCTLMTEQCYITQTRQVFDRSLRALPITQHHRIWPLYIDFLKKHNVYETAVRVFRRYLKLSPEDTEEYIEYLISIGRLDEAAVKLAQIVNQDDFVSKHGKSNHQLWNELCDLISKNPSKIKSLNVDAIIRGGLRRYTDQLGPLWNSLADYYVRSGLFERARDIYEEAIQTVTTVRDFTQVFDAYAQFEELSLKKLMEEAAHNPTQEEIDIKLELRLTRLEHLMERRLLLLNSVLLRQNPHNVSEWHKRVKLYEGQPHEIINTYTEAVQTVQPQLAVGKLHTLWVAFGKFYEENGQIEDARVVFEKATHVPYTKVDDLASVWCEWAEMEIRHNNSKEALKLMHRATAMPARKVAYHDETETVQMRLYKSLKVWSMYADLEEMCGTFKTCKAVYDKIIDLKIATPQIIINYGLFLEENNYFEEAFRAYEKGIALFKWPNVYDIWNTYLTKFLKRYGGTKLERARDLFEQCLEHCPSKYAKALYLLYAKLEEDHGLARHAMSVYERATNAVLPEEKFDMFNIYIKKAADIYGVPKTRQIYEKAIEVLNDENTREMCLRFSELETKLGEVDRARAIYAHCSQICDPRVTSNFWQVWKEFEVRHGNEDTMREMLRIKRSVQAMYNTQVNMMSAQMLNNASNQVSDVPVDAMRLLDSKVASNTDNVADLKGGIKFVRSVTEKDGKSESRVNNPDEIDIDMNDDDDDDDDENENENESENENDAEVEEDVPIEKQIIPSQVFGSLKTAEVEDE; this is encoded by the exons ATGTTAGAACGCAAAGATGACGAAGGAAATTTATACGCCTtt AATGAGGAAGATTTACCATACGAAGaagaaattttacgaaatCCATATTCAGTGAAACATTGGCAACGCTACATTGATCAccttaaaaatacaaaaagtaaGAATTTAAATGTGGTATACGAACGAGCATTGAAAGAATTACCAGGCAG TTACAAACTGTGGTATAATTATCTTCGACAACGTGTCAGTCAATTAAAGGGTCGATGTATAACAGATCCATTATATGATGATGTTAATAATGCTTTCGAACGTGCATTGgtatttatgcataaaatgcCACGTATTTGGATGGATTATTGTACACTAATGACTGAACAATGTTATATAACACAAACACGTCAGGTGTTTGATCGTTCTCTGAGAGCACTCCCTATTACTCAGCATCATCGTATATGGcctttatatattgatttcttaaaaaaacacaatGTTTATGAGACTGCTGTCAGAGTCTTTAGAAGATACCTAaag ttatcACCGGAAGATACAGAAGAATACATAGAATATCTGATATCGATTGGAAGACTTGACGAAGCTGCTGTAAAACTCGCACAGATTGTCAATCAGGACGATTTTGTATCAAAGCATGGAAAGTCCAATCATCAACTATGGAATGAATTATGCGACTTGATATCAAAAAATCCTTCTAAAATAAAGTCTCTGAATGTAGATGCTATTATCAGAGGTGGTTTAAGACGTTATACAGATCAACTAGGACCTTTATGGAATTCATTAGCAGATTATTATGTGCGAAGTGGTCTCTTTGAGAGG gCGAGAGATATTTATGAAGAAGCTATACAAACTGTTACTACCGTCAGAGATTTTACACAAGTTTTTGATGCTTATGCACAATTCGAGGAACTCAGCCTTAAAAAGCTAATGGAAGAAGCAGCACATAACCCTACTCAGGAAg aaattgatataaaattagaattgagATTGACACGATTGGAACATCTTATGGAAAGAAGACTATTGTTACTCAATTCTGTATTGTTGCGACAAAATCCACATAATGTATCTGAATGGCACAAAAGAGTTAAACTTTATGAAGGACAACCACATGAG aTAATTAACACATACACAGAAGCTGTGCAGACAGTGCAACCACAGTTGGCAGTTGGTAAACTACATACATTGTGGGTTGCATTTGGCAaattttatgaggaaaacggGCAAATAGAAGATGCTAGAGTAGTATTTGAGAAGGCAACTCATGTTCCGTATACCAAAGTGGATGATCTTGCTTCAGTGTGGTGTGAGTGGGCAGAAATGGAAATAAGACACAa TAATTCTAAAGAGGCTTTAAAACTCATGCATCGTGCCACTGCAATGCCAGCTAGAAAAGTGGCATATCATGATGAAACAGAAACAGTGCAAATGAGATTATACAAGTCGTTAAAAGTATGGTCTATGTATGCGGATTTAGAAGAAATGTGTGGAACATTTAAG aCCTGCAAAGCGgtatatgacaaaataatcgACTTGAAAATTGCTACACCACAAATCATCATTAATTATGGACTATTTTTGGAGGAAAACAACTACTTTGAGGAAGCATTTAGG GCATATGAAAAAGGTATCGCATTATTTAAATGGCCCAACGTTTATGATATTTGGAATACGTATctgacaaaatttttgaaacgttATGGCGGCACAAAACTAGAACGTGCCAGGGATCTCTTCGAACAATGTTTAGAACATTGCCCGTCCAAGTATGCTAAAG ctttatatttgttatacgCAAAACTAGAAGAGGACCATGGCTTAGCAAGACATGCTATGTCTGTGTATGAACGTGCAACAAATGCTGTCCTTCCGGAAGAGAAATTTGAT AtgtttaacatatatattaaaaaagctGCAGACATATATGGAGTACCGAAAACTCGACAGATATATGAAAAAGCCATAGAAGTTCTAAATGATGAAAATACTAGGGAAATGTGTTTACGATTTTCAGAGTTGGAGACGAAGTTAGGAGAAGTAGATAGAGCGAGAGCAATATATGCGCATTGTAGCCAAATATGTGACCCAAGG GTTACATCAAATTTCTGGCAAGTTTGGAAAGAGTTTGAAGTTAGACATGGAAATGAGGATACCATGCGTGAAATGTTACGAATTAAACGTAGCGTGCAAGCTATGTATAATACTCAAGTAAATATGATGTCTGCACAAATGTTGAATAATGCATCCAATCAAGTGTCAGATGTTCCAGTAGATGCTATGCGCTTGTTAGATAGTAAAGTCGCATCGAATACag ATAATGTTGCCGACCTCAAAGGAGGTATTAAATTTGTACGTAGCGTAACAGAAAAAGATGGTAAATCAGAATCGCGTGTAAATAATCCCGATGAGATTGATATTGATAtgaatgatgatgatgatgatgatgatgatgaaaatgaaaatgaaaatgaaagtGAAAACGAAAATGATGCAGAAGTAGAAGAAG atgtgccgattgaaaaacaaattataccTTCACAAGTATTTGGTAGTCTAAAAACAGCCGAAGTTgaagatgaataa
- the LOC105673848 gene encoding WD repeat-containing protein 46, which yields MKQSVDKKGRMPINKEKFKKYSKGPGIDLKRKTSKIKNKVIRQKLQNKEQAIKEATEASARTELLLTEDHGYLEAESGEATTEYRQKQIVNNVDITSAAKQFKLDLQFGPYCFRYTRNGRHLLLGGKQGHVAAFDWVTKKLSCEINVMESVHDVAWLHQETMFAVAQKDWVYVYDNQGIELHCLKRMNGVTRLEFLPYHFLLASGSKDGHMAWLDVSIGKLVSRYNSHLGRISVMTQNPSNAVLCVGNSKGVVSMWSPNSNKPLAKMLCHHQPIMTCAIHPYGTYMATSSIDKSVKIWDIRQLDGPLSHMHLRSPAHRMSYSQRGLLGLGMGNVVEIFRETSGDFKPYLRHKTARNVCCVKFCPYEDILGISTANEFSSLLVPGSGEANYDALEVNPFQTKSQRRETEVKALLEKIQPEFITLDSSDIIQVDVPSLKSKMEAKKKLLYVKPKPIDYMPQRTKAKGKGGTAKIIKTKKILKDLHRRELMEARLHEIREEKMPKQTETKQNKDYGVLNRFLLKK from the exons ATGAAGCAATCAG TGGACAAAAAAGGCAGGATGCcgattaataaagaaaaatttaagaaatattctaAAGGCCCTGGGATTGATTTGAAACGAAAAAcaagtaagataaaaaataaagtgatTAGACAAAAGCTGCAGAACAAAGAGCAGGCCATAAAGGAAGCAACAGAAGCTTCTGCTCGGACGGAATTATTATTGACAGAAGATCATGGCTATTTGGAAGCTGAATCCGGAGAAGCTACTACTGAATATCGACAAAAGCAAATAGTAAACAATGTAGACATAACAAGTGCAGccaaacaatttaaattggATTTGCAATTTGGTCCATATTGCTTTAGATATACTAGAAATGGTAGACACTTACTTTTGGGTGGAAAACAAGGTCATGTAGCAGCTTTTGACTGGGTAACGAAAAAGTTGTCCTGCGAAATAAATGTGATGGAATCTGTACACGATGTTGCTTGGCTGCATCAAGAAACCATGTTTGCAGTAGCACAGAAAGATTGGGTTTATGTATATGATAATCAAGGAATAGAATTACATTGTTTGAAAAGAATGAATGGTGTGACAAGATTGGAATTTTTACCATATCATTTTTTGCTCGCCAGTGGATCAAAAGATGGTCATATGGCTTGGCTGGATGTATCTATAGGCAAACTTGTCTCTCGCTACAATTCACATTTGGGTAGAATATCT GTGATGACGCAAAATCCAAGTAATGCAGTATTGTGTGTGGGTAATTCAAAAGGAGTAGTGTCTATGTGGTCTCCAAACTCTAATAAACCATTGGCAAAAATGCTCTGTCACCATCAGCCAATAATGACGTGTGCTATTCATCCCTATGGAACTTATATGGCAACAAGTTCTATAGATAAGTCTGTGAAGATATGGGACATTCGACAGTTAGATGGACCATTGAGTCATATGCACCTTCGTTCTCCTGCTCATCGTATGTCTTACAGTCAACGTGGCCTGCTTGGACTTGGAATGGGCAATGTAGTGGAGATTTTCAg GGAAACATCTGGTGACTTTAAGCCATATTTGCGACATAAGACTGCTCGCAATGTATGTTGTGTGAAATTCTGCCCATACGAAGATATATTAGGAATTTCTACAGCAAATGAGTTTTCATCACTTCTGGTACCAGGAAGTGGAGAAGCAAACTATGATGCATTGGAAGTGAATCCATTCCAAACTAAAAGTCAGAGACGAGAGACAGAAGTGAAAGCACTTTTGGAGAAAATACAACCAGAGTTTATTACTCTCGATTCAAGCGATATAATCCAAGTTGATGTACCTAGTTTGAAGAGCAAAATGGaagcaaagaaaaaacttttg tatGTTAAACCAAAGCCGATAGATTACATGCCACAACGGACGAAAGCCAAAGGAAAAGGTGGCACtgcaaagataataaaaactaaaaagatACTAAAAGATCTACATCGTcgg GAATTGATGGAAGCACGATTGCACGAAATACGGGAAGAAAAAATGCCGAAACAAACCGAAACAAAGCAAAACAAAGATTATGGTGTATTAAATAGAtttcttttaaagaaataa